A genomic region of Planococcus kocurii contains the following coding sequences:
- a CDS encoding DEAD/DEAH box helicase family protein, whose protein sequence is MTKLELVTSQLVSHLERLSNEAVEIQWITAFAMKSGVKKIIPFLQQAAKRGVPIKLLVGDYLFVTQPDALQLLLEELSSAEIRIWKSGGTSFHPKSYLFRGTETSHLVIGSSNLSATALTNGVEWNLIAPTSVDAEVFEEATTQFLKYFYAEQTVSLNKETLAEYRFLHTAANTKRPISPVWSEAEEVEMTVGPILPQQPEVAETQEAYGASVSPRPAQQEALDALDNVLAEDYNRAMVVLATGLGKTYLAAFFADQFKRVLFVAHREEILMQAQQSFKHVHPDRTNAFYNALEKKTDADFIFASIYTLGSQYHLDRFEKDTFDLVVIDEFHHAAAPTYERLLNHFEPKFLLGITATPDRMDNKDVYALCDGNVAISIHFLDAIERNWLSPFRYYGVYDASDYSAIPWRGTRYDEQELLQLQLRDSFAQKIYEKWNRHKQTRTIVFCSSVKQAVYMNDFFQRKSVRSIALHGESHPKERKTARSKLETGELEVVFTVDLFNEGVDIPKVDTLLFIRPTESLAVYTQQIGRGLRIAEGKSHCVIIDFIGNYRNADLKLAIFDPKDNMTKNNPIAPLVPTLCEFNLDLQVINLLEEMRRKRAPRKDLLVTAYHELKKEAGRRPTYLEFHLHANTDSKIVKQEFGSYFGMLAYANELTTEEQQVWLAYKSWFLEVEQTAMTKSYKLVVLSYMLSKGTESWLDSTTPKEVAPFFHSYLTERDYRMNIDWSGAQGKRLRIYDEKKTADLISQMPMTKWSESDKNDVVSFENGVFKFKLHPSNAEREPLYNWTQEITAYRLHAYFERKSILSAKN, encoded by the coding sequence ATGACTAAGCTGGAACTGGTTACTTCTCAGCTTGTTTCACATTTAGAGAGATTATCAAATGAAGCAGTTGAAATTCAGTGGATTACAGCTTTCGCTATGAAGTCAGGCGTGAAAAAAATCATTCCTTTCTTGCAGCAAGCTGCAAAAAGAGGCGTACCGATTAAACTACTGGTAGGCGATTATTTATTTGTCACACAGCCAGATGCACTGCAATTACTGCTTGAAGAGTTGTCTTCTGCTGAAATTCGAATTTGGAAGAGTGGTGGAACTTCTTTTCATCCCAAATCTTATTTGTTTCGAGGAACAGAAACGTCCCATTTAGTAATAGGATCTTCTAATTTATCAGCTACTGCTTTAACCAATGGAGTTGAATGGAATTTAATTGCGCCAACGTCTGTTGATGCAGAAGTTTTTGAGGAAGCGACAACTCAATTTTTGAAATATTTTTATGCCGAGCAAACGGTGTCTTTAAACAAAGAGACGCTGGCAGAGTATCGGTTCTTACATACAGCAGCAAATACAAAACGACCCATCAGTCCGGTGTGGTCAGAAGCAGAAGAAGTTGAAATGACAGTCGGTCCGATTCTCCCACAACAACCCGAAGTGGCGGAAACTCAAGAAGCTTACGGTGCATCCGTTTCTCCAAGACCTGCACAACAAGAAGCGCTCGACGCTTTGGATAATGTGCTAGCCGAAGATTACAACCGGGCAATGGTCGTATTAGCAACCGGATTAGGTAAAACGTATTTGGCCGCTTTTTTTGCGGATCAATTTAAACGGGTGTTGTTTGTTGCTCACCGAGAAGAAATTCTGATGCAAGCCCAGCAATCCTTCAAGCATGTTCATCCCGATAGGACGAACGCGTTTTATAATGCTTTAGAGAAAAAAACGGACGCAGATTTTATTTTTGCTTCTATTTATACATTAGGAAGTCAGTATCATTTAGATCGGTTTGAAAAGGATACGTTTGATTTAGTTGTCATCGATGAATTTCATCATGCAGCGGCACCAACTTACGAACGATTACTAAATCACTTCGAACCTAAATTCTTGCTAGGCATTACCGCAACACCTGATCGTATGGACAATAAAGATGTCTATGCCTTATGCGATGGAAACGTCGCGATATCGATTCATTTTTTAGATGCTATTGAGCGCAATTGGCTTTCTCCGTTCCGCTATTATGGAGTGTATGATGCTAGCGATTACTCAGCTATTCCATGGAGAGGAACGCGCTACGATGAACAGGAATTGCTTCAGTTACAGTTACGTGATAGTTTTGCGCAAAAGATCTACGAAAAATGGAATCGTCACAAACAGACGAGAACCATTGTCTTTTGCTCTTCTGTTAAACAAGCTGTCTATATGAATGACTTCTTCCAACGAAAAAGTGTGCGTTCTATCGCACTTCACGGAGAGTCTCATCCAAAAGAGCGAAAAACAGCCCGTTCCAAATTAGAAACGGGAGAACTTGAAGTTGTTTTCACGGTAGACCTATTTAATGAAGGAGTCGATATTCCAAAAGTAGATACACTGTTGTTTATTCGACCGACAGAATCACTAGCTGTTTATACGCAGCAAATTGGGCGAGGTCTGCGAATTGCAGAAGGAAAGTCACATTGTGTCATTATTGATTTTATCGGCAATTATCGGAATGCGGATTTGAAATTGGCTATTTTTGATCCAAAAGACAATATGACAAAAAATAACCCTATTGCGCCACTTGTACCTACTTTGTGTGAGTTCAACTTGGACTTGCAAGTAATCAACTTGCTTGAAGAAATGCGCAGAAAAAGAGCGCCTCGTAAAGACTTGTTAGTTACGGCTTACCATGAGTTGAAAAAAGAAGCAGGAAGACGTCCCACTTATCTTGAATTTCATCTTCATGCAAACACGGACTCCAAAATAGTCAAGCAAGAGTTTGGTAGTTATTTCGGAATGCTTGCTTATGCCAATGAATTAACGACTGAAGAACAACAAGTATGGCTGGCATACAAGAGTTGGTTTTTAGAAGTTGAACAAACAGCAATGACCAAAAGCTATAAGCTGGTCGTTTTAAGTTATATGCTGTCAAAAGGCACAGAAAGCTGGCTAGACTCAACAACTCCAAAAGAAGTAGCACCTTTTTTTCACAGCTATTTAACGGAAAGGGACTACCGTATGAATATCGACTGGAGCGGTGCACAAGGAAAAAGATTACGTATATATGACGAGAAGAAAACGGCTGATTTGATTTCGCAGATGCCAATGACGAAATGGAGCGAAAGTGATAAAAATGACGTGGTTTCTTTTGAAAATGGTGTTTTTAAATTCAAGTTGCATCCATCTAATGCCGAAAGAGAGCCTTTGTACAACTGGACTCAAGAAATAACGGCGTACAGACTGCATGCTTATTTTGAACGAAAATCAATACTTTCAGCAAAAAACTAA
- a CDS encoding MalY/PatB family protein, protein MTFFQHIHDRKNTRSVKWDTMETRYGIEDSSDILPMWIADMDFPAPPAVLKALHDRVEHSIFGYSFMCEECRTAVIDWQKKRNDWKIESDWLLFHQGIIPAIASIIETFTEKHDKIVVTTPVYPPFFELAEHQDREVIYSPLVVQDGQYVIDFNDFEEKLRDASLFIFCNPHNPGGRVWTPEELTEIVRLCSKHDVLIISDEIHGDLMIKPHRHTPLAKIAGAESDRVFTCMAPTKTFNLAGIQVAMIVATDKEKRDKLEKHALAHGSGMLNAFAPAALTSAYNESESWLEDMLTTISDNIDFASSELQKKVPGLRVMKPQSTYLLWLDYSRLDLTEDEVMKKLLFTGKVALEPGSKYGSAGLGYLRLNAACPRATLADGIDRIALALTNKNPN, encoded by the coding sequence ATGACTTTTTTCCAACATATACACGACCGAAAAAATACCCGTTCCGTTAAATGGGACACAATGGAAACAAGATACGGTATAGAAGACAGCTCAGACATTTTGCCTATGTGGATTGCCGATATGGATTTTCCTGCACCACCTGCTGTCTTAAAAGCCTTACACGACCGAGTAGAACATTCGATCTTTGGCTATTCGTTTATGTGTGAAGAATGCCGAACAGCTGTGATTGATTGGCAGAAAAAACGAAACGATTGGAAAATCGAATCAGATTGGCTGCTTTTCCATCAAGGGATTATTCCAGCCATCGCTTCAATCATTGAGACTTTCACAGAAAAACACGATAAAATAGTCGTCACTACACCGGTCTATCCTCCCTTTTTCGAGTTGGCTGAACATCAAGATCGAGAAGTAATCTATTCACCACTAGTTGTTCAAGATGGCCAATACGTCATAGATTTTAACGATTTTGAAGAAAAACTGCGAGATGCGTCTCTTTTCATTTTTTGTAATCCGCACAACCCCGGCGGCCGCGTATGGACACCTGAAGAGTTAACTGAAATCGTCCGATTGTGTAGCAAACACGACGTTCTTATTATTTCAGATGAAATTCATGGCGATTTAATGATTAAACCTCATCGTCACACGCCGCTCGCAAAAATTGCTGGCGCTGAAAGCGATAGAGTCTTTACCTGCATGGCTCCTACGAAAACATTTAATTTGGCTGGTATTCAAGTGGCCATGATTGTTGCCACAGACAAAGAAAAACGCGACAAGCTTGAAAAACATGCACTGGCTCATGGTTCTGGCATGCTCAACGCGTTTGCACCTGCAGCTTTGACTTCAGCATATAATGAAAGCGAGTCTTGGCTTGAGGACATGCTGACGACGATTTCTGACAATATCGATTTCGCCAGCAGTGAATTGCAGAAAAAAGTTCCTGGACTGCGCGTTATGAAGCCACAATCGACTTATTTGTTGTGGCTCGATTACAGTAGACTCGACTTAACAGAAGACGAAGTCATGAAAAAACTATTGTTTACTGGAAAAGTTGCACTAGAACCTGGAAGCAAGTACGGATCTGCTGGACTGGGGTATTTACGATTAAACGCAGCTTGTCCTCGTGCAACCTTAGCTGACGGAATAGACCGAATCGCCTTAGCCTTAACAAACAAGAATCCTAACTGA
- a CDS encoding BCCT family transporter, which translates to MKKVTKVFYITISLVVIAVLIAALMPVAYEQATNSITSVLSTVFGWYYMLIMTVILFVVGFLIISPYGNIRLGKPNDRPEFARATWVAMLFSAGLGIGLVFYGSYEPLSHYAIQPATADPETEAAFKESMQRTFFHYGFNAWAMYGIVALALAFFQFRKGERGLISSTLKPLFGKKMEGGWGTLIDVIAIFATVFGVASSLGFGAVQINGGLTYLFGLPNNNWSQLIIIAIITVLFIISAWSGLSKGIKYLSNINMVLALVLLLLVVVLGPTLLIFNVFTQSFGAYIQNLIPLSTNTEAFNSGNREWLDAWSIFYWAWWISWSPFVSMFIARVSRGRTIREFLIFVVLLPTVLCAIWFSTFGATAIDIQQKGVVDLTTSAVETTLFTMFNEMPFGFGLSIIAIMLLLTFFISSADSATFVLGMQSTGGSLTPDNSVKIVWGVLQSAIAAILLSAGGLAAIQNTIIIAALPFSLVMVLMVFALLKALKAELKVIESKKKTV; encoded by the coding sequence ATGAAAAAAGTCACAAAAGTATTTTACATTACCATCTCACTTGTCGTGATTGCTGTGCTGATTGCTGCATTAATGCCAGTTGCGTATGAACAAGCGACAAACTCGATTACTTCCGTACTGAGTACTGTATTCGGCTGGTATTATATGCTGATCATGACCGTCATCTTATTTGTTGTTGGATTCCTCATTATTAGCCCCTACGGCAATATCCGCTTAGGTAAACCTAATGACCGTCCTGAATTCGCTCGAGCCACTTGGGTAGCGATGCTTTTTTCGGCAGGATTAGGAATTGGCCTCGTCTTTTACGGCTCTTATGAACCGCTGTCTCATTACGCCATTCAACCCGCAACGGCAGATCCTGAAACAGAAGCTGCTTTTAAAGAATCCATGCAACGAACTTTTTTCCATTACGGCTTTAATGCCTGGGCTATGTATGGAATCGTCGCGTTGGCCCTTGCTTTTTTCCAATTCCGCAAAGGTGAACGGGGCTTGATTTCGAGCACCTTGAAACCACTATTCGGTAAGAAAATGGAAGGTGGTTGGGGAACGCTCATTGACGTGATTGCGATTTTCGCAACCGTGTTTGGCGTAGCCAGCTCACTTGGGTTTGGTGCCGTCCAGATTAACGGGGGACTCACGTATTTGTTCGGTCTTCCCAATAACAACTGGAGTCAACTGATTATTATTGCGATTATTACCGTGTTGTTTATTATTTCGGCATGGTCTGGACTCTCAAAAGGGATTAAGTACTTGTCCAATATCAATATGGTGTTAGCACTCGTCTTGCTTTTACTCGTCGTCGTTTTGGGACCGACCTTACTCATTTTTAATGTCTTTACGCAATCCTTTGGTGCCTATATCCAAAATCTAATTCCACTCAGCACCAATACAGAAGCCTTTAATAGCGGCAATCGAGAATGGCTAGACGCTTGGTCGATCTTTTACTGGGCATGGTGGATTTCTTGGTCACCATTCGTAAGTATGTTTATCGCCCGTGTTTCTAGAGGCAGAACAATCCGCGAATTTTTAATCTTTGTGGTACTTCTGCCGACGGTATTGTGTGCGATTTGGTTTTCTACGTTTGGTGCAACAGCAATCGACATCCAGCAAAAAGGCGTTGTTGATTTGACGACCAGCGCTGTAGAAACAACGTTATTCACGATGTTCAATGAAATGCCATTTGGTTTTGGTTTGTCCATCATCGCCATTATGTTGCTGTTGACGTTCTTTATCTCGTCTGCTGACTCTGCGACATTCGTTCTTGGCATGCAGTCGACAGGTGGCTCGTTGACGCCTGACAATAGCGTTAAAATTGTATGGGGTGTTCTGCAATCAGCTATCGCGGCAATTCTTTTGTCGGCTGGTGGACTAGCAGCCATTCAAAATACGATTATCATTGCCGCTTTGCCATTTTCTCTGGTCATGGTGCTTATGGTATTCGCACTGTTAAAAGCATTAAAAGCAGAGTTAAAGGTAATCGAAAGCAAAAAGAAAACAGTTTAA
- a CDS encoding DUF6366 family protein — MAKKKTPQQMRESLKRDELKNNPGGTLRDGFDNGAGAAGDMGWKGMALLILVLVIGYIIYQLFFS; from the coding sequence ATGGCGAAAAAAAAGACACCTCAGCAAATGAGAGAAAGTTTAAAGCGAGACGAATTGAAAAACAATCCGGGTGGAACTTTGCGAGATGGCTTCGACAACGGAGCAGGCGCAGCGGGTGATATGGGTTGGAAAGGAATGGCTTTGTTAATCTTAGTATTAGTAATAGGCTACATCATTTATCAGTTGTTTTTTAGTTGA
- a CDS encoding ribose-phosphate diphosphokinase, translated as MAYQLGTNFKLFTLNSNPELTQEIADLLGCEMGKSAITHFSDGEVQIHIQESVRGADVYVVQSTSQPGSEHVMELLIMIDALKRASVKTINVVIPYYGYARQDRKASSREPITAKLVANMLEKAGATHVITMDLHAPQIQGFFNIPVDQLLGGKILEKHFLDKGLTDAIVVAPDNGGLGRARKLASHLDVPIGFIDKRRMHPDEPETVNIVGDIKGKNVIIIVDIIDTATTISLAANVLVENGAKAIYACCTHAVLSGQAVQRIQDSAITELVVTNTIYLPEEKRTSKINILSVAPLLAEAIEHVHNEKPVTPLFE; from the coding sequence GTGGCTTATCAACTAGGAACAAACTTTAAGCTGTTTACATTGAATTCGAATCCAGAATTGACCCAAGAAATTGCGGATTTACTTGGCTGTGAGATGGGTAAAAGCGCGATTACCCATTTTAGCGATGGGGAAGTTCAAATTCATATTCAAGAAAGCGTCCGAGGTGCAGATGTTTACGTCGTACAGTCGACATCTCAACCGGGTAGCGAACACGTTATGGAACTGTTGATCATGATTGATGCCTTAAAACGAGCATCTGTAAAAACCATTAATGTGGTCATTCCGTATTACGGCTATGCCCGTCAAGACCGTAAAGCCAGTTCGCGTGAGCCGATTACGGCGAAACTTGTTGCGAATATGCTGGAAAAAGCAGGCGCAACGCACGTCATCACTATGGATTTGCATGCGCCTCAAATTCAAGGATTTTTCAACATCCCAGTAGATCAATTGTTAGGTGGCAAAATCTTAGAAAAGCATTTTTTGGACAAAGGATTAACAGATGCCATAGTCGTCGCTCCCGACAACGGAGGACTTGGACGTGCGCGTAAATTGGCAAGTCATTTAGACGTGCCAATCGGCTTTATCGACAAACGTCGGATGCACCCAGATGAGCCCGAAACGGTGAACATTGTCGGAGACATTAAAGGCAAAAACGTCATCATCATTGTCGACATTATCGATACGGCTACGACGATTTCCTTAGCTGCTAATGTGCTTGTGGAAAACGGGGCAAAAGCGATTTATGCTTGCTGTACGCACGCTGTGTTATCTGGCCAAGCCGTTCAACGAATCCAGGACTCAGCGATTACAGAGCTTGTCGTGACGAATACGATTTACTTGCCTGAAGAAAAACGTACTTCGAAGATCAACATTCTGTCAGTCGCTCCTTTATTAGCAGAAGCGATTGAGCACGTTCACAACGAAAAACCCGTAACGCCTTTGTTTGAATAA